The Humulus lupulus chromosome 4, drHumLupu1.1, whole genome shotgun sequence genome has a window encoding:
- the LOC133829601 gene encoding uncharacterized protein LOC133829601 produces MTSKHSVNICVVFHFNSFLLVSLTGHAINYYAQLQQVWGSHRPILRIRASAYQDGNTVEPSKKQDKTSDIRNNKDEVVLCNSEISKQQQYNPLPLVSAMKTVAQQNAATFHFLGHNGGRSAPSSLTQLIGLKPFIHDLAAVPELDNLASPHGPILDAQKEAAKLFGALETWFLVGGTTCGIHAAIMATCSPRDYLILPRNCHLSAISAMVLSGAVPKYVIPEYDVEWDISGGVIPSQVEKAIEELEKEGRKLAAVFVTSPTYHGICSNISEISQLCHSHGIPLIVDEAHGAHLGFHPNMPNSALQQGADLVAQSTHKVLCSLTQSSMLHMSGNLVDKEKVSGCLRLLQSTSPSYLLVASLDAARHQLTENPEALFDKALQIAAEAKNAIRTLPGISILNSKSFPKFPVMDPLRLTIGFKQLNMSGYKANEILYIDNAIICELAGTTSVTCSFNLGTCREHVERLVFGLKNIVSSAALTQGAIEKVAHGVATPFANFTTSLIPREAFFRSKRKVSIANCLGEVCGELICSFPPGIPVLIPGETITQRALDYLFDVRSKGAIISGASDPQLSSILVCNK; encoded by the exons ATGACATCAAAGCACAGTGTCAATATCTGTGTTGTGTTCCACTTTAACAGTTTTCTTTTGGTCTCACTCACAGGGCATGCTATAAATTATTATGCTCAGCTTCAGCAGGTTTGGGGTTCTCACAGGCCGATTCTGCGAATTCGAGCTTCAGCATATCAG GATGGCAACACTGTGGAGCCAAGCAAGAAGCAAGACAAGACAAGTGATATAAGAAACAACAAAGATGAAGTTGTCTTGTGTAACTCAGAGATATCCAAGCAGCAGCAGTATAATCCTCTTCCACTTGTTAGTGCGATGAAGACTGTAGCTCAACAAAATGCTGCCACATTTCACTTTCTTGGTCACAACGGAGGTCGCAGTGCCCCATCTTCGTTAACTCAACTCATTGGTCTCAAACCATTTATTCATGATTTGGCTGCAGTTCCAGAGCTTGACAACCTGGCTTCTCCACACGGGCCCATTTTAGATGCACAAAAGGAAGCAGCCAAGCTTTTTGGAGCATTGGAGACATGGTTTCTTGTTGGAGGAACCACTTGTGGAATCCATGCTGCAATTATGGCTACATGTTCACCAAGAGACTATCTAATTCTTCCCCGGAATTGTCATTTATCAGCCATATCTGCTATGGTCTTATCTGGTGCCGTACCTAAGTACGTCATACCTGAATATGATGTTGAATGGGATATTTCAGGTGGGGTCATTCCATCACAGGTGGAGAAAGCAATTGAGGAACTAGAGAAAGAAGGTCGAAAACTGGCTGCAGTCTTTGTGACTTCTCCTACTTATCATGGAATATGCAGCAACATAAGCGAGATATCTCAGCTGTGCCACTCTCATGGAATTCCTCTAATCGTGGATGAGGCTCACGGGGCTCATCTCGGGTTTCATCCTAACATGCCCAACTCAGCACTTCAGCAAGGGGCTGATTTGGTTGCTCAATCAACTCACAAAGTTCTTTGCTCTTTGACACAGTCATCAATGTTGCACATGTCGGGCAATCTTGTAGATAAAGAAAAAGTCTCTGGATGCCTTCGATTGCTTCAAAGCACTAGTCCTAGTTATCTTCTTGTAGCATCATTAGATGCAGCTCGACACCAACTTACTGAAAACCCAGAAGCCTTATTTGACAAAGCACTGCAAATAGCTGCTGAGGCTAAGAATGCAATAAGAACACTTCCCGGCATTTCCATACTCAACTCTAAGAGTTTCCCAAAGTTCCCAGTTATGGATCCATTAAGGCTAACCATTGGTTTTAAACAGCTGAACATGTCTGGTTATAAAGCAAATGAAATTTTGTACATAGATAATGCGATTATCTGTGAACTTGCTGGAACCACATCTGTTACTTGTTCATTTAATCTTGGAACTTGTAGAGAACATGTTGAGAGGTTAGTGTTTGGCCTAAAGAATATAGTGTCATCTGCAGCACTGACTCAGGGAGCGATAGAGAAGGTGGCTCATGGTGTGGCTACACCATTTGCTAATTTCACCACAAGCTTAATTCCAAGAGAGGCCTTTTTTAGAAGCAAAAGGAAAGTAAGCATTGCAAACTGCCTTGGGGAAGTTTGTGGGGAGCTTATATGTTCATTCCCACCAGGAATTCCAGTGCTGATACCTGGTGAGACTATTACACAAAGAGCTTTGGATTATCTTTTTGATGTTAGAAGTAAGGGTGCCATCATCAGTGGTGCTTCAGATCCACAACTCTCTTCCATACTTGTCTGCAACAAGTAG
- the LOC133829600 gene encoding uncharacterized protein LOC133829600, producing MEPSKKQEKTNGLRNHNKVRRDAVDLCDTEISKQQQCNPLPLVSALKTKAQQNAATFHFPGHNRGRGAPSSLTQLIGLKPFIHDLAAIPELDNLTYPHGPILDAQKEAAKLFGALETWFLVGGTTCGIHAAIMATCSPGDYLIIPRNCHLSATSAMVLSGAIPKYIIPEYDVEWDIAVGVLPSQVEKAIEELEKEGRKPAAVFVTSPTYHGICSNISEISQLCHSHGIPLIVDEAHGAHLGFHPHMPNSALQQGADLAVQSTHKVLCSMTQSSMLHMSGNLVDSEKVSRCLRVLQSTSPSYLLLASLDAARHQLTENPEALFDKALEIVAEAKNAIRTLPGISILNSQSFPEFPAVDPLRLTIGFKQLNMSGCEADEILYRDNEIICELFGTTSITYAFNLGTCKEHVERLVFGLKNIVSSAALTEGTVKKVGHGVSAPFADFTISLIPRDAFFKSKRKVSIENCLGEVCGELICPYPPGIPVLIPGETITQSALDYLFDVRSKGAIINGASDPQLSSILVCNK from the exons ATGGAGCCGAGCAAGAAGCAAGAAAAGACAAATGGTTTAAGAAACCACAACAAAGTTAGAAGAGATGCAGTTGACTTGTGTGACACAGAGATTTCCAAGCAGCAGCAGTGTAATCCTCTTCCTCTTGTTAGTGCATTGAAGACTAAAGCTCAACAAAACGCGGCCACTTTTCACTTTCCCGGTCACAACAGAGGTCGTGGTGCCCCATCTTCATTAACTCAACTCATTGGTCTCAAACCATTTATTCACGATCTGGCTGCGATTCCAGAGCTTGACAACCTGACTTATCCGCACGGCCCCATTTTAGATGCACAAAAGGAAGCAGCCAAGCTTTTTGGGGCGTTGGAGACATGGTTTCTTGTTGGTGGGACCACCTGTGGAATCCATGCTGCAATTATGGCTACATGTTCACCGGGAGATTATCTAATTATTCCCCGGAATTGTCATTTATCAGCCACATCTGCTATGGTCTTATCTGGTGCCATACCTAAGTACATCATACCTGAATATGATGTTGAATGGGATATTGCAGTTGGGGTCCTTCCATCACAG GTGGAGAAGGCAATTGAGGAACTGGAGAAGGAAGGTCGAAAACCGGCTGCAGTCTTTGTGACTTCTCCTACTTATCATGGAATATGCAGCAACATAAGTGAGATATCCCAGTTGTGCCATTCTCATGGAATTCCTCTAATCGTGGATGAGGCTCACGGGGCTCATCTCGGGTTTCATCCTCACATGCCTAACTCAGCACTTCAGCAAGGGGCTGATTTGGCTGTTCAATCAACTCACAAAGTTCTTTGCTCTATGACACAATCATCAATGCTGCACATGTCAGGAAATCTTGTAGATAGCGAAAAAGTCTCTAGATGCCTTCGAGTGCTACAAAGCACTAGTCCTAGTTATCTTCTTCTAGCATCTTTAGATGCAGCTAGGCATCAACTTACTGAAAACCCAGAAGCCTTATTTGACAAAGCACTTGAAATAGTTGCTGAGGCTAAGAACGCAATAAGAACACTTCCCGGCATTTCCATACTCAACTCTCAGAGTTTCCCAGAGTTCCCAGCTGTGGATCCATTAAGGCTCACCATTGGTTTTAAACAGCTGAACATGTCTGGTTGTGAGGCAGATGAAATTTTGTACAGAGATAATGAGATTATCTGTGAGCTTTTTGGAACCACATCTATTACTTATGCATTTAATCTTGGAACTTGTAAGGAACATGTTGAGAGGTTAGTGTTTGGCCTAAAGAATATAGTGTCATCTGCAGCACTGACTGAGGGCACTGTAAAGAAGGTGGGACATGGTGTGTCTGCACCTTTTGCTGATTTTACTATAAGCCTAATTCCCAGAGATGCCTTTTTTAAAAGTAAAAGGAAAGTAAGCATTGAAAACTGCCTTGGGGAAGTTTGTGGGGAGCTCATATGTCCATACCCACCAGGAATTCCAGTGCTGATACCTGGTGAGACTATTACACAAAGTGCTTTGGATTATCTTTTTGATGTTAGAAGTAAGGGTGCTATCATCAATGGTGCTTCAGATCCTCAACTCTCTTCCATACTTGTCTGCAACAAGTAG
- the LOC133829604 gene encoding adoMet-dependent rRNA methyltransferase spb1-like yields the protein MRMKEDIYRLLAKERGFRSIAAWKLIQLDNKCGLFRSDTACAVLDLCAAPGGWTQVVLERVGHGSLVVGVDLVCVIPIRGATFVEQDITKLAECKSSIKAVMNEHNCSAFDLVLHDGSRAATPNVGAASRNALVIDALKLATHLLAPNATFVTKVYRCQDYYSVKYCLQQLFERVEVYKPRASRSSSAEVYVVAFNYKAGAAGAAKNDPDTPDVGRLFQEAIHTTPKKEEKSCQKCGA from the exons ATGAG AATGAAAGAAGACATTTACAGATTGCTGGCCAAGGAGAGAGGCTTTCGCTCTATTGCAGCATGGAAGCTAATCCAATTGGATAACAAGTGTGGGTTGTTTCGCAGCGACACTGCTTGCGCTGTTCTCGATCTTTGTGCTGCTCCCGGTGGTTGGACGCAGGTGGTGCTGGAGCGGGTGGGGCATGGTAGCCTTGTGGTAGGTGTGGATTTGGTTTGTGTTATCCCAATCCGAGGCGCCACTTTTGTTGAGCAAGACATCACCAAATTAGCCGAATGCAAATCGAGCATCAAAGCGGTGATGAACGAGCACAATTGCTCTGCATTTGATTTAGTTCTGCACGATGGCTCCCGCGCTGCCACCCCCAATGTGGGAGCCGCCTCTCGCAATGCTTTGGTGATTGATGCGCTTAAGTTGGCTACTCATCTACTTGCTCCTAATGCTACATTTGTTACCAAG GTTTATCGTTGCCAAGATTACTACTCTGTCAAGTATTGTCTTCAACAG TTGTTTGAGAGAGTTGAGGTGTACAAACCAAGAGCTAGTCGTTCTTCCTCTGCCGAGGTTTATGTTGTGGCTTTCAACTATAAGGCTGGTGCTGCTGGTGCTGCCAAGAATGATCCTGACACACCTGATGTGGGGCGTCTATTTCAAGAAGCCATACATACAACcccaaagaaagaagaaaagtcTTGTCAAAAAT GTGGTGCATGA